One window of Verrucomicrobiia bacterium genomic DNA carries:
- a CDS encoding response regulator, whose amino-acid sequence MNSTILLVEDSPDDVFFMKRAFRLAGIQAELQVAEDGEKALDYLAGNGVFGRRADFPRPDIVLLDLRLPRVPGFDVLKWMREQDAFHCVPVIVLTSSKEDSDMQQAYALGANSFLVKPSDANELAAMVRALVDYWLRFNAVPSPCTEALP is encoded by the coding sequence ATGAACAGCACAATACTCCTCGTTGAAGACAGCCCGGACGACGTGTTTTTTATGAAGCGGGCCTTCCGCCTTGCCGGCATCCAGGCGGAATTGCAGGTTGCCGAAGACGGCGAAAAGGCGCTCGACTACCTTGCGGGGAATGGAGTGTTCGGACGGCGGGCCGATTTCCCGCGGCCTGATATTGTTCTGCTCGACCTCCGATTGCCGCGTGTTCCGGGATTCGACGTTTTGAAATGGATGCGCGAACAGGATGCTTTCCACTGCGTGCCTGTCATTGTGCTGACTTCTTCGAAGGAAGACAGCGACATGCAACAGGCCTACGCGCTGGGCGCAAACTCGTTTCTCGTCAAACCTTCGGACGCAAATGAGCTCGCCGCAATGGTCCGGGCACTTGTCGATTACTGGCTGCGCTTCAACGCAGTTCCTTCGCCATGCACCGAGGCGTTGCCCTGA
- a CDS encoding acyloxyacyl hydrolase: protein MRCILKLLGVVVLFAAFSVAAGEIKGLGVAVRGGTSLNDRTETFRQVMGAVEYDLPWRWDLGRGFQLQSRGDLGAGWLKGERQDGFVGTLGPSALLTRDDFPLSFETGSSPTYISRHHFGNRDFGGPFQFTTHAGLNWDVTGHVRFGYRYQHMSNAGIYRRNPGVNIHMLSLSYRF from the coding sequence ATGAGGTGCATTCTTAAACTTCTGGGTGTTGTCGTTCTCTTCGCCGCGTTCTCCGTTGCAGCGGGGGAAATCAAAGGACTGGGCGTTGCCGTGCGCGGCGGAACGTCCTTGAACGATCGAACGGAAACATTCCGCCAGGTAATGGGAGCCGTGGAATACGATCTTCCCTGGCGGTGGGATCTCGGCCGGGGTTTCCAGCTGCAGTCCCGTGGCGATCTTGGTGCGGGCTGGCTCAAGGGTGAACGCCAGGATGGTTTCGTCGGAACGCTGGGGCCTTCAGCCCTCCTGACGCGCGACGACTTTCCGCTCTCTTTCGAAACTGGAAGCAGCCCGACCTACATCAGCCGCCATCATTTTGGAAACCGCGACTTTGGGGGGCCTTTTCAATTCACCACCCATGCCGGGCTGAACTGGGATGTAACGGGGCACGTTCGATTCGGATACCGCTATCAGCACATGTCGAACGCTGGAATTTACAGGCGCAATCCCGGGGTCAACATTCACATGCTTTCCTTGTCATATCGGTTCTGA
- the typA gene encoding translational GTPase TypA — protein sequence MAPVIYDMQHIRNIAIIAHVDHGKTTLVDCLLKQSGTFRANQVETSTERLMDSMDLEKEKGITIRAKNAAFKYKNFHINIVDTPGHADFGGEVERIMNMIDGVLLVVDSAEGPQAQTRFVLRKALEAGAKPIVVINKIDRENANPKKVLDQVFELFMSLNATDEQLDFPFIYCSAKGGYAKTELEHVTGTMEPLFDAIVKFIPPPRAHAGDGFQVLVANLDYSDYLGRIAFGKIHEGKVKLGDPAICRHGDGRVTKSKITAIFHFEGMKRVEIQEAHAGDIVGLTGFEDVFIGETICDSELRPALPYIPIDPPTIQMEFAVNDGPLAGQDGKLVTARHIWDRLVKEIRTNVALRIAQTSDPKIFAVSGRGEMQIAILVEQMRREGYEVLVSRPEVLWKKGDNGESLEPIEKLFVEVPNDCLGAVMENLSFRKAQITNMNHVASIVSIEALVPMRGLIGFETDLVNMTRGMGVMSHLFHEYGADRGEIAARKNGSLVSMDNGEATSYALNMIQERGRLMVEPGENVYVGMIVGENARENDIPVNPVKEKKLTNMRSQGDGKGIQLNAPLKLSLERALEYIDVDEYVEATPKNLRLRKKILDENQRKRAEKSRSIRFVEV from the coding sequence ATGGCTCCGGTTATTTACGATATGCAGCACATTCGGAACATCGCGATCATCGCGCACGTCGATCACGGCAAAACCACGCTCGTTGATTGCCTTCTCAAACAGTCCGGCACCTTCCGCGCCAACCAGGTCGAGACTTCGACTGAACGTCTCATGGACTCCATGGACCTGGAAAAAGAAAAGGGCATCACCATCCGCGCGAAGAATGCTGCGTTCAAATACAAGAATTTCCATATCAATATCGTCGATACACCGGGTCACGCTGATTTTGGCGGCGAAGTCGAGCGCATCATGAACATGATTGACGGCGTGCTGCTGGTGGTCGATTCCGCTGAAGGCCCGCAGGCGCAGACGCGCTTCGTGCTGCGCAAGGCGCTCGAAGCCGGCGCAAAGCCGATCGTGGTGATCAACAAGATCGATCGCGAGAACGCGAACCCCAAGAAGGTGCTGGATCAGGTGTTCGAGCTGTTCATGTCGCTGAACGCCACCGATGAGCAGCTGGATTTCCCGTTCATCTATTGCTCGGCCAAGGGAGGCTATGCAAAGACCGAGCTGGAACATGTCACGGGTACGATGGAACCGCTGTTTGATGCGATCGTGAAATTCATTCCGCCGCCCCGCGCGCATGCGGGTGACGGGTTCCAGGTTCTTGTGGCGAATCTCGATTACAGCGATTACCTCGGGCGTATCGCCTTCGGGAAAATTCATGAAGGCAAGGTCAAGCTCGGTGACCCTGCGATTTGCCGCCATGGTGACGGACGAGTCACGAAGAGCAAAATCACGGCGATCTTCCATTTTGAAGGCATGAAGCGGGTAGAGATTCAGGAGGCGCACGCAGGTGATATCGTCGGATTGACTGGGTTCGAGGACGTTTTCATCGGTGAAACGATCTGCGATTCCGAACTTCGCCCCGCGCTGCCGTATATCCCGATCGATCCCCCCACGATTCAGATGGAGTTCGCGGTCAATGACGGACCGCTTGCCGGCCAGGATGGCAAGCTCGTCACAGCACGGCACATTTGGGATCGTCTCGTGAAGGAGATCCGAACGAACGTCGCCTTGCGCATCGCGCAGACCAGCGATCCGAAAATTTTCGCAGTGAGCGGACGCGGAGAAATGCAGATCGCCATTCTTGTGGAGCAGATGCGGCGTGAAGGATACGAGGTTCTCGTTTCGCGTCCCGAAGTCCTTTGGAAGAAGGGCGACAACGGCGAATCGCTTGAGCCGATTGAAAAACTGTTTGTTGAGGTGCCGAATGATTGCCTTGGCGCAGTGATGGAGAACCTGTCGTTCCGAAAGGCCCAGATCACGAACATGAACCACGTCGCCAGCATCGTATCCATCGAGGCGCTTGTTCCGATGCGGGGATTGATCGGATTCGAAACCGACCTCGTGAACATGACCCGCGGCATGGGCGTCATGAGCCATCTGTTTCATGAATACGGCGCAGATCGCGGTGAAATTGCAGCGCGGAAAAACGGTTCTCTTGTCAGCATGGATAACGGCGAGGCGACTTCTTACGCGTTGAACATGATTCAGGAACGCGGACGACTGATGGTCGAGCCTGGTGAGAATGTCTATGTGGGAATGATCGTGGGCGAGAACGCGCGCGAGAACGACATTCCAGTGAATCCCGTAAAGGAGAAGAAGCTCACGAACATGCGCTCGCAGGGGGATGGAAAAGGGATCCAGCTGAACGCGCCGCTGAAGCTCAGCCTGGAGCGCGCGTTGGAGTATATCGACGTCGATGAATACGTGGAGGCGACACCGAAGAACCTGCGATTGAGAAAGAAAATCCTGGACGAAAATCAACGCAAGCGCGCGGAGAAAAGCCGGTCCATCCGGTTCGTCGAGGTTTAA
- a CDS encoding mechanosensitive ion channel domain-containing protein has protein sequence MSLIPSRLLVAGLLLLLGSERVFAAVLGSTPEIQIIEPQRGTRIAPGSPIRLTASVSETNALERVEFFADERFIGSASNAPFSIVWTNVPEGVYDFSAQLNRENAPVVRSDIVTIRVTRGMASPQWIQKLSVEYPFLRYRLWGNELWKYIFSLVYIFLAFYVSKFLDFLTRVWLKRWAARTTTQFDDLLLELLNGPIKVVAFIIFLRVGLDVFDWPALVQRVLAKAFTIVVALSLTYMVLKFIDLLMGYWRGRVRHDTDRHFDEQLFPIIRKSLKVFIIVVAALVTLDNVGIDVTAAIASLSIGGLAVGLAAQDTIANLFGAVSVFVDKPFRVGDFIDLGGTKGSVESIGLRSTRLRHPDGHLITVPNKTMGNSTITNVTRRPNIKTELNIGITYDTSPEKVRLALKILEDVYRGNAATHDLMLSFNRFADSALNISVVHWWKGTDFRAYLAGMQEMNLAIKQRFDAEGISFAFPSQTVYLKQDSEWKLQERSQDQAKTEPGTGKD, from the coding sequence ATGTCCTTGATCCCTTCGCGGCTTTTGGTTGCAGGGCTGCTTCTCCTGCTCGGGTCTGAGCGCGTGTTCGCTGCTGTACTTGGCTCAACACCCGAAATTCAAATCATCGAGCCGCAGCGCGGAACCCGCATTGCACCTGGCTCGCCGATTCGACTGACAGCTTCCGTCTCTGAAACCAATGCACTGGAGCGCGTCGAGTTTTTTGCTGATGAGCGCTTTATAGGATCGGCTTCGAACGCGCCCTTTTCGATCGTCTGGACCAATGTTCCCGAAGGCGTATATGACTTCTCGGCCCAATTGAACCGCGAGAACGCGCCCGTCGTCCGCTCCGACATTGTCACGATCCGGGTGACCCGCGGGATGGCTTCCCCGCAGTGGATTCAAAAGCTCTCCGTTGAGTATCCGTTCCTGCGATACCGCCTCTGGGGAAACGAGCTTTGGAAATACATCTTCTCGCTGGTTTATATCTTCTTGGCGTTCTACGTCTCCAAATTCCTCGATTTCCTTACGCGAGTGTGGCTGAAGCGATGGGCCGCCAGGACAACCACTCAATTCGACGACCTGCTCCTGGAACTGCTCAACGGTCCAATCAAAGTCGTGGCATTCATCATCTTCCTGCGCGTCGGTTTGGACGTTTTCGATTGGCCAGCCCTGGTTCAACGCGTTCTCGCCAAGGCATTCACTATCGTCGTGGCGCTCAGCCTGACCTACATGGTGTTGAAATTTATCGATCTGCTGATGGGCTATTGGCGTGGCCGGGTGCGGCATGATACGGATCGCCACTTCGACGAACAACTTTTCCCGATCATTCGCAAGAGCCTCAAGGTGTTCATCATCGTCGTTGCCGCGCTCGTCACGCTCGACAACGTGGGGATCGACGTCACCGCCGCGATCGCGTCCCTCTCGATCGGCGGATTGGCTGTCGGCCTGGCCGCGCAGGATACCATCGCGAACCTGTTCGGCGCAGTTTCAGTATTCGTGGACAAGCCGTTCCGCGTCGGCGACTTCATCGACCTGGGCGGGACAAAGGGGAGCGTGGAGAGCATCGGATTGCGCAGCACGAGGCTGCGTCATCCCGATGGACACCTCATCACGGTGCCAAATAAAACGATGGGCAACTCCACGATCACAAACGTCACACGCCGTCCCAACATCAAGACCGAGCTTAACATTGGAATCACCTACGACACGTCGCCTGAAAAGGTGCGGCTGGCTTTGAAGATCCTCGAGGATGTTTATCGCGGCAATGCCGCAACGCACGATCTGATGCTCAGCTTTAATCGCTTTGCCGATTCTGCATTGAACATCTCGGTCGTTCACTGGTGGAAAGGAACCGACTTTCGCGCGTATCTCGCGGGAATGCAGGAGATGAATCTCGCAATCAAACAGCGTTTCGATGCCGAAGGAATCAGCTTCGCCTTCCCTTCGCAGACGGTTTACTTGAAACAGGATTCGGAGTGGAAGCTGCAGGAGCGATCGCAGGACCAGGCAAAGACCGAACCTGGAACGGGCAAAGACTAG
- the argF gene encoding ornithine carbamoyltransferase: protein MKHLLSIESLSRAEMDSILANTAALKRERGNHQSQPLAGQSWAVIFAKSSTRTRVSFEVGIRELGGDVMFLSAHDIQLGRGEPIKDTARVLGRMVHGAVIRTFAQQDVEEFAHYSGIPTINALTDDEHPCQILADVHTFQEKRGSIEGKRVAFIGDGACNVANSWIWAASKFGFELRIAAPRAFQPSPELLKRAGGTISVTDDVHAAAEGADLLYTDVWISMGKEAEAAERMEILSGYQINASLVKRAKPAALVMHCLPAYRGKEIDESTFEANAGTIFDEAENRLHVQKSILSWAVRS, encoded by the coding sequence ATGAAACATCTGCTGAGTATTGAATCGTTGTCGCGCGCGGAGATGGATTCCATTCTGGCAAACACTGCCGCGCTCAAACGTGAACGCGGAAATCATCAATCACAACCCCTGGCCGGGCAGAGCTGGGCAGTGATCTTCGCCAAGTCTTCCACGCGGACCCGCGTGTCGTTTGAAGTCGGAATCCGCGAGCTGGGCGGCGACGTGATGTTTCTCAGCGCGCATGACATCCAGCTCGGGCGCGGCGAACCGATCAAGGACACGGCGCGCGTGCTCGGGCGCATGGTTCATGGCGCGGTGATCCGAACCTTTGCCCAGCAGGACGTGGAGGAATTTGCCCATTACTCCGGGATCCCTACGATCAATGCGTTGACCGATGACGAGCATCCCTGCCAGATCCTTGCCGATGTGCACACGTTTCAGGAGAAACGCGGATCGATTGAGGGGAAACGAGTGGCGTTCATTGGGGACGGGGCGTGCAACGTTGCCAATTCCTGGATTTGGGCGGCATCGAAGTTCGGTTTCGAATTGCGAATCGCGGCGCCCCGAGCGTTCCAACCTTCGCCTGAATTATTGAAGCGGGCAGGGGGCACGATTTCCGTCACTGACGATGTTCACGCTGCGGCGGAAGGCGCCGACCTGCTTTACACTGATGTATGGATTTCGATGGGCAAGGAAGCTGAAGCCGCCGAGCGGATGGAAATTCTGAGCGGTTACCAGATCAATGCCTCACTGGTGAAGCGAGCGAAGCCTGCCGCATTGGTGATGCATTGCCTCCCTGCGTACAGGGGGAAAGAAATCGACGAGTCCACGTTCGAGGCAAACGCCGGCACGATTTTTGACGAAGCCGAGAATCGGCTGCACGTGCAGAAATCGATACTAAGCTGGGCGGTGCGCAGCTAG
- a CDS encoding acetylornithine transaminase, which produces MKEIVPTPPSIVRNDLATVQALFNQNVAPTYGRFDIAFSHGSGSHLFDVAGRRYLDFGGGIAVTSLGHAHPAITEALVEQSRKLVHVSNLYFHEPQGRLAQQLVSLIAPGKVFFCNSGAEANEGLFKLARKFGHDEGRFEIITAINSFHGRTLAGISATGQEKVKKGFEPMVEGFRHVPYNDLDAIRQAISPATAAILIECIQGEGGLNPATPEYLLGLRKICDDHKLLLLMDGVQDGHFRTGRFQAFQRILEQDDMGQSGFLPDGLSMAKSLGGGFPMGAFWIRQPYQDLLGPGTHGTTFGGTPLGCAVALRILEVIRSENLIDNVRVTGEFLRNGLKELARKYPTVIREARGLGLILGFELAAGIQSLAGDMSKPQSIRFVNLLHAAGLLAIPAGLHVIRLLPALNLKPGEAEEGLRIIEATASKLAG; this is translated from the coding sequence ATGAAAGAGATTGTTCCAACTCCGCCGTCCATCGTGCGGAACGACCTCGCGACGGTTCAGGCGCTGTTTAACCAGAATGTCGCGCCGACCTACGGCCGCTTTGACATCGCGTTCAGCCACGGCTCAGGCAGTCACCTGTTCGACGTTGCTGGCCGCCGGTATTTGGATTTTGGCGGAGGCATCGCGGTCACGTCGTTGGGGCATGCGCATCCAGCAATCACGGAAGCGCTGGTCGAACAATCTCGAAAGCTCGTGCACGTTTCGAACCTTTATTTTCACGAGCCCCAGGGGCGGTTGGCTCAACAGCTCGTGAGCCTGATTGCGCCCGGGAAAGTTTTTTTCTGCAACAGCGGTGCGGAAGCCAATGAGGGCCTGTTTAAGCTTGCCCGCAAATTCGGCCACGATGAAGGACGGTTCGAAATCATCACCGCAATTAATTCATTTCACGGGCGGACGCTGGCTGGAATTTCAGCAACAGGCCAGGAAAAGGTGAAGAAGGGTTTCGAGCCCATGGTGGAAGGCTTCCGGCATGTGCCCTACAATGATCTCGACGCCATACGGCAGGCGATCTCGCCCGCGACCGCCGCGATATTGATCGAGTGCATCCAGGGCGAGGGGGGCTTGAATCCAGCCACGCCTGAATATCTGCTCGGACTTCGAAAGATTTGCGATGACCACAAGCTGTTGCTCCTGATGGATGGTGTCCAAGATGGGCATTTCCGCACCGGGCGATTCCAGGCGTTTCAACGGATTCTTGAGCAGGATGACATGGGCCAAAGCGGTTTTCTGCCTGATGGGCTGTCGATGGCAAAATCGCTTGGTGGCGGTTTCCCAATGGGCGCATTTTGGATTCGGCAACCCTACCAGGATCTTCTGGGACCGGGCACCCATGGAACCACCTTCGGTGGAACACCTCTTGGCTGCGCGGTTGCCTTGCGAATCCTTGAAGTGATCCGCAGCGAAAACCTAATCGACAACGTGCGCGTCACCGGTGAATTCCTGCGGAACGGGCTGAAGGAGCTCGCACGAAAATATCCCACAGTGATTCGGGAAGCCCGCGGTTTGGGTTTGATTCTTGGATTTGAACTGGCGGCCGGAATTCAAAGTCTCGCGGGTGATATGTCGAAGCCGCAGTCAATCCGGTTTGTGAACCTGTTGCACGCGGCGGGATTGCTGGCCATTCCTGCTGGATTGCACGTCATCCGCCTGTTGCCCGCATTGAATCTGAAGCCGGGTGAAGCGGAGGAGGGGTTGCGAATCATAGAAGCCACGGCCAGCAAATTGGCTGGTTAA
- a CDS encoding glycoside hydrolase family 9 protein, which translates to MNTCLDVPQFGTIFIRWCLLAVLSIVPVRVLAINETFANLQMPAIGDHALEILSPTVLEMVRVNTKPPGLAPVQNWNWINDADEFAPPDLSSIRVIVDGITNTVSTVGFKRRPIYAPLNNWDLRIANHLYLVLMHPVNPGQVVQVVNDGTLWPTNLSFFATAHPLRLNPAIHVNHEGYLPALPKKAMVGYAAGNLGELMIPTNRFQIISTATGLPVFDGSLQQRPEIGFTYSPAPYQQVYEADFGSFSTPGEYRLAVPGMGASLPFRISEGFGMLLARTYALGMFHQRSGFDVSMPFTRFTHAADHTAPAAVATNASGPFTFTWNTIADYASFTNFDNPPQLAPRLTSPAAQLYPFVNPGPVDVSGGHFEAANYSKPGWNSAQLIHIMMFAVDALPGVASLDNLGIPESGDGISDVLQEAKWEADFLVKMQDADGGFYYMIHPQEREYEFDVLPEHGDPQVVWPKNTATTAAAVAALVQCASSPRFKAAYPQASSNYFLSAQRGWRFLTNALAVHGEEGAYQRIMHFDDAFTDRDDLAWAACELFLATGDPDYHTILKARFPDPLDPSTMRWGWWKMYAAYGNAVRSYAAAVRSGRLQTHQIDLAYHAKCIEAIADCAEDNLRWSHEHAYGSSFPEINKTIRKAGWYYSTEQAFDIVVAHEFAPQSDYLDAILLNINFETGCNPVNVSYLTGIGWKRQREVVDQYSANDHRVLPKIGVPIGNIQEGFVWTWLYGGELSALTWPSDGLESGPYPFYDRWADFWNVSTEASTANTVRSFAVAAWLAAKTALTNQPWRSTNAALSVSSIATPPGRPVTVTLQVADTNLTGTKIIWEARGAEPTFGDTTFTFTPGEQEGLHWIEAEVQWPDGRRAFAMNSILVSTNAPPALSAISDGPGGFRFQITGAPWATYWIQASTNLSHWETVATNTLPAVGLLDITAGPADRAQRFFRAVKPN; encoded by the coding sequence ATGAACACGTGTCTCGATGTCCCGCAGTTTGGAACGATCTTCATTCGTTGGTGCCTTCTGGCTGTGCTGTCGATCGTGCCGGTGCGGGTTCTTGCAATCAACGAGACGTTCGCGAATCTCCAAATGCCTGCCATCGGGGATCATGCGCTCGAAATACTTTCTCCAACGGTGCTCGAGATGGTTCGCGTCAATACGAAGCCGCCGGGGTTGGCTCCCGTTCAAAACTGGAACTGGATCAATGATGCAGATGAATTTGCTCCTCCCGACCTTTCCAGCATTCGGGTCATTGTCGACGGCATTACCAACACCGTCAGCACCGTAGGGTTCAAGCGGCGTCCCATTTATGCGCCGCTAAACAATTGGGACCTTCGCATCGCGAATCATCTTTATCTCGTTCTCATGCACCCGGTGAATCCTGGGCAGGTTGTCCAGGTCGTCAACGATGGAACCCTGTGGCCCACGAACCTAAGCTTCTTTGCAACTGCCCACCCTCTGCGCCTGAACCCGGCGATTCACGTGAATCATGAAGGCTACCTTCCTGCGCTGCCAAAAAAGGCGATGGTCGGGTACGCAGCAGGAAACCTGGGGGAATTGATGATACCGACAAATCGGTTCCAAATCATTTCAACTGCGACGGGCCTTCCAGTGTTCGACGGATCTCTTCAGCAGCGGCCCGAGATCGGGTTCACGTATTCGCCAGCTCCCTATCAGCAGGTGTATGAAGCCGACTTCGGGAGCTTCAGCACGCCAGGTGAATATCGCCTCGCTGTTCCCGGCATGGGGGCATCGCTTCCCTTCCGCATCAGTGAAGGTTTCGGGATGTTGCTCGCGCGAACGTATGCACTTGGAATGTTTCACCAGCGCAGCGGGTTTGATGTTTCAATGCCGTTCACGCGCTTCACTCATGCAGCGGATCACACCGCACCCGCAGCCGTTGCCACGAATGCATCCGGCCCATTCACGTTCACGTGGAACACCATAGCGGATTACGCCAGCTTCACGAATTTTGACAACCCGCCCCAGCTGGCGCCGCGCCTGACAAGTCCTGCCGCACAGCTTTATCCATTCGTGAATCCTGGCCCAGTCGATGTTTCCGGCGGCCACTTTGAGGCCGCTAATTACAGCAAGCCGGGCTGGAACAGCGCCCAATTAATTCACATCATGATGTTTGCAGTCGATGCGCTCCCAGGTGTTGCAAGCCTCGATAACCTGGGAATTCCCGAGAGTGGCGATGGCATCAGCGATGTGCTGCAGGAGGCGAAGTGGGAGGCGGATTTCCTGGTGAAAATGCAGGACGCTGATGGCGGCTTTTACTACATGATCCATCCGCAGGAGCGGGAGTATGAGTTCGACGTGCTTCCGGAACACGGCGATCCGCAGGTGGTCTGGCCCAAGAACACGGCAACGACAGCGGCGGCCGTCGCTGCGCTTGTCCAATGCGCGTCATCTCCGAGGTTCAAGGCCGCGTATCCACAGGCCAGCAGCAATTACTTTTTGAGCGCACAACGCGGATGGCGGTTCCTGACCAACGCCCTAGCCGTTCACGGCGAAGAGGGGGCTTACCAGCGGATCATGCATTTCGATGATGCATTCACTGATCGAGACGATCTGGCGTGGGCGGCTTGCGAGTTGTTCCTCGCAACAGGAGATCCTGATTATCACACCATTCTGAAGGCCCGATTTCCCGATCCGCTCGATCCCTCCACGATGCGTTGGGGTTGGTGGAAAATGTATGCCGCGTACGGGAACGCTGTTCGATCGTACGCCGCTGCTGTGCGCAGTGGACGATTGCAAACCCACCAAATCGATCTGGCCTATCACGCAAAGTGCATCGAGGCGATCGCCGATTGCGCGGAGGATAATCTCCGCTGGTCACACGAGCACGCATACGGAAGCAGTTTCCCCGAAATCAACAAAACGATCCGGAAGGCTGGCTGGTATTATTCAACCGAGCAGGCCTTTGACATCGTCGTTGCGCACGAATTCGCACCCCAATCCGATTATCTCGATGCGATCCTTCTCAACATCAACTTCGAGACCGGCTGTAATCCAGTCAATGTCAGTTATCTCACGGGGATCGGATGGAAACGGCAGCGCGAAGTAGTGGATCAATACTCGGCCAACGACCATCGCGTGCTGCCGAAAATTGGCGTGCCCATTGGGAACATACAGGAAGGGTTTGTGTGGACGTGGCTGTATGGCGGCGAACTATCTGCATTAACCTGGCCATCGGACGGCCTTGAATCCGGTCCCTATCCGTTTTACGACCGGTGGGCTGATTTCTGGAACGTCAGCACGGAAGCATCGACGGCGAACACTGTGCGAAGCTTCGCCGTTGCTGCGTGGCTGGCTGCAAAAACGGCACTGACAAACCAGCCCTGGCGATCCACAAATGCGGCGCTTTCGGTTTCTTCGATCGCAACCCCGCCAGGCCGGCCAGTGACCGTGACGTTGCAGGTTGCCGACACCAACCTGACAGGCACCAAAATCATCTGGGAAGCACGCGGTGCAGAACCAACGTTCGGGGACACGACGTTTACCTTCACGCCGGGCGAACAGGAGGGTTTGCACTGGATCGAAGCCGAGGTGCAGTGGCCCGATGGACGCCGCGCCTTCGCGATGAATTCAATTCTTGTCAGCACCAATGCCCCTCCGGCGCTGTCCGCCATTTCAGATGGACCGGGCGGTTTTCGCTTTCAAATTACCGGGGCGCCCTGGGCGACCTACTGGATTCAGGCGTCAACAAATCTTTCCCATTGGGAGACCGTAGCGACGAACACGCTTCCCGCCGTGGGCCTGCTGGATATCACCGCCGGCCCGGCTGATCGCGCCCAACGCTTCTTTCGCGCGGTCAAACCGAATTAG
- a CDS encoding zinc ABC transporter substrate-binding protein produces the protein MNSILNRQIVSALGRSCWFSFLLVCCGCVPESESTTSAKLHVVATVSMVADLVTEVAGDRAEVTSLMGPGVDPHLYKATTADLNALRRAEVVFYCGLMLEGKLQSVLSEMGRSKRVYAVAESIPPARLLKPTEFEGHPDPHVWFDVELWILCVNAVVKGLSEARPADAAYFATQGESYKIRLKALHEWAIQKSAELPPEKRILATSHDAFNYFGRAYGFKVVALQGISTVTEASLADVVKMVEYIKANKINAVFVESSVSPKTIERVSQDAGVTIGGELFSDALGQAGKMENGYDVGTYEGMIRHNLETIVNALR, from the coding sequence ATGAATTCTATACTCAACAGGCAGATTGTGTCGGCTCTAGGGCGGTCCTGCTGGTTTTCCTTTCTGTTGGTGTGCTGCGGCTGCGTTCCCGAATCCGAGTCGACAACGTCGGCAAAGCTGCATGTGGTGGCGACAGTCAGCATGGTTGCCGACCTCGTGACGGAGGTCGCTGGCGATCGCGCGGAAGTCACAAGCCTGATGGGCCCGGGCGTCGATCCTCACCTCTACAAGGCGACGACTGCAGACCTGAATGCGCTCCGTCGCGCGGAGGTGGTGTTTTATTGCGGGCTGATGCTCGAAGGCAAGTTGCAATCGGTGCTCAGCGAGATGGGACGTTCCAAGCGCGTATACGCCGTGGCAGAATCCATCCCACCGGCCAGACTCCTGAAGCCGACGGAGTTTGAGGGCCATCCCGACCCGCACGTGTGGTTTGACGTGGAACTGTGGATTCTTTGCGTGAATGCAGTCGTTAAGGGACTAAGCGAGGCCCGACCAGCCGATGCGGCTTATTTTGCAACGCAGGGAGAAAGTTACAAAATCCGGCTGAAGGCGCTGCATGAGTGGGCTATTCAAAAGTCGGCCGAACTGCCGCCTGAAAAGCGCATTCTCGCGACGAGCCATGACGCCTTCAATTATTTTGGCCGCGCCTACGGTTTCAAGGTCGTGGCCCTGCAGGGCATTTCAACAGTGACGGAAGCCAGCCTGGCAGACGTGGTCAAGATGGTGGAATACATTAAAGCCAACAAAATCAATGCCGTGTTCGTGGAATCCAGCGTTTCCCCAAAAACAATCGAACGTGTCAGTCAGGACGCAGGCGTCACGATTGGAGGCGAATTGTTTTCGGACGCGCTGGGCCAGGCGGGCAAAATGGAGAATGGCTACGATGTGGGGACTTACGAAGGCATGATCCGGCACAATCTGGAAACCATTGTGAACGCATTGCGCTGA